From the Oryza glaberrima chromosome 5, OglaRS2, whole genome shotgun sequence genome, one window contains:
- the LOC127772601 gene encoding uncharacterized protein LOC127772601 isoform X1 yields the protein MLGSCSDPPPTPQAAVKTSFYYQGERGERRERPDQDSETQPASAAIMATAEKKRPRSSSSNGGVGKRLSRKEILGRKKAVEELIRKAVAMKDHLAQFPDFHKYQSNGLLVYLEYGYGNQLPLPTRKYIQNLLKVNMEGQYGLEWPSEEKVKRREMVAPEARYIFVRQSSNAITTQNIMKQDSRLEFTHEACNEDRLIGFVHYRFVLEEDVPVVYVYELQMESSAQGKGLGKFLMELVELIACKSQMGAVMLTVQKANNLAMAFYKKLRYVISSTSPSRVDPLIGLEKNYEILCKAFESEAKSILEEGN from the exons ggtgagagaggagagaggagagagagacccGATCAAGATTCCGAGACGCAGCCAGCAAGCGCTGCGATAATGGCGACGGCGGAGAAAAAGAGGCctcggagcagcagcagcaacggcggcgTGGGGAAGAGGCTGAGCAGGAAGGAG ATATTGGGGAGAAAGAAGGCTGTCGAAGAACTTATAAGGAAAGCTGTAGCCATGAAGGATCATCTAGCGCAATTTCCTGATTTTCACAAGTATCAGAGCAATG GTCTTTTGGTCTACTTGGAGTATGGATATGGAAATCAACTTCCATTACCAACAAGGAAGTATATCCAAAATCTTCTCAAG GTTAACATGGAGGGACAATATGGGCTAGAATGGCCTTCAGAAGAGAAAGTTAAGCGCCGGGAAATGGTTGCCCCAGAAGCACGATATATCTTTGTCCGGCAATCTTCAAATGCCATTACCACCCAAAATATTATGAAGCAAGATTCAAGACTAGAATTTACACATGAAGCATGTAATGAAGATCGCTTGATTGGTTTTGTACACTACAGATTTGTTTTGGAAGAAGATGTTCCTGTTGTTTATGTCTATGAGTTACAGATGGAGTCTTCTGCCCAGGGGAAGGGGCTGGGAAAATTTCTAATGGAGTTGGTCGAACTTATAGCCTGTAAG AGCCAAATGGGAGCAGTAATGTTAACAGTTCAGAAAGCTAATAACCTTGCTATGGCTTTCTACAAGAAGTTGAG ATATGTAATATCCAGTACTTCGCCATCGCGAGTAGATCCATTG ATTGGACTTGAAAAAAACTATGAGATTTTATGCAAGGCATTTGAATCTGAAGCAAAGTCCATATTAGAG GAAGGCAACTGA
- the LOC127772601 gene encoding uncharacterized protein LOC127772601 isoform X2 yields the protein MLGSCSDPPPTPQAAVKTSFYYQILGRKKAVEELIRKAVAMKDHLAQFPDFHKYQSNGLLVYLEYGYGNQLPLPTRKYIQNLLKVNMEGQYGLEWPSEEKVKRREMVAPEARYIFVRQSSNAITTQNIMKQDSRLEFTHEACNEDRLIGFVHYRFVLEEDVPVVYVYELQMESSAQGKGLGKFLMELVELIACKSQMGAVMLTVQKANNLAMAFYKKLRYVISSTSPSRVDPLIGLEKNYEILCKAFESEAKSILEEGN from the exons ATATTGGGGAGAAAGAAGGCTGTCGAAGAACTTATAAGGAAAGCTGTAGCCATGAAGGATCATCTAGCGCAATTTCCTGATTTTCACAAGTATCAGAGCAATG GTCTTTTGGTCTACTTGGAGTATGGATATGGAAATCAACTTCCATTACCAACAAGGAAGTATATCCAAAATCTTCTCAAG GTTAACATGGAGGGACAATATGGGCTAGAATGGCCTTCAGAAGAGAAAGTTAAGCGCCGGGAAATGGTTGCCCCAGAAGCACGATATATCTTTGTCCGGCAATCTTCAAATGCCATTACCACCCAAAATATTATGAAGCAAGATTCAAGACTAGAATTTACACATGAAGCATGTAATGAAGATCGCTTGATTGGTTTTGTACACTACAGATTTGTTTTGGAAGAAGATGTTCCTGTTGTTTATGTCTATGAGTTACAGATGGAGTCTTCTGCCCAGGGGAAGGGGCTGGGAAAATTTCTAATGGAGTTGGTCGAACTTATAGCCTGTAAG AGCCAAATGGGAGCAGTAATGTTAACAGTTCAGAAAGCTAATAACCTTGCTATGGCTTTCTACAAGAAGTTGAG ATATGTAATATCCAGTACTTCGCCATCGCGAGTAGATCCATTG ATTGGACTTGAAAAAAACTATGAGATTTTATGCAAGGCATTTGAATCTGAAGCAAAGTCCATATTAGAG GAAGGCAACTGA
- the LOC127772601 gene encoding uncharacterized protein LOC127772601 isoform X3: MATAEKKRPRSSSSNGGVGKRLSRKEILGRKKAVEELIRKAVAMKDHLAQFPDFHKYQSNGLLVYLEYGYGNQLPLPTRKYIQNLLKVNMEGQYGLEWPSEEKVKRREMVAPEARYIFVRQSSNAITTQNIMKQDSRLEFTHEACNEDRLIGFVHYRFVLEEDVPVVYVYELQMESSAQGKGLGKFLMELVELIACKSQMGAVMLTVQKANNLAMAFYKKLRYVISSTSPSRVDPLIGLEKNYEILCKAFESEAKSILEEGN; the protein is encoded by the exons ATGGCGACGGCGGAGAAAAAGAGGCctcggagcagcagcagcaacggcggcgTGGGGAAGAGGCTGAGCAGGAAGGAG ATATTGGGGAGAAAGAAGGCTGTCGAAGAACTTATAAGGAAAGCTGTAGCCATGAAGGATCATCTAGCGCAATTTCCTGATTTTCACAAGTATCAGAGCAATG GTCTTTTGGTCTACTTGGAGTATGGATATGGAAATCAACTTCCATTACCAACAAGGAAGTATATCCAAAATCTTCTCAAG GTTAACATGGAGGGACAATATGGGCTAGAATGGCCTTCAGAAGAGAAAGTTAAGCGCCGGGAAATGGTTGCCCCAGAAGCACGATATATCTTTGTCCGGCAATCTTCAAATGCCATTACCACCCAAAATATTATGAAGCAAGATTCAAGACTAGAATTTACACATGAAGCATGTAATGAAGATCGCTTGATTGGTTTTGTACACTACAGATTTGTTTTGGAAGAAGATGTTCCTGTTGTTTATGTCTATGAGTTACAGATGGAGTCTTCTGCCCAGGGGAAGGGGCTGGGAAAATTTCTAATGGAGTTGGTCGAACTTATAGCCTGTAAG AGCCAAATGGGAGCAGTAATGTTAACAGTTCAGAAAGCTAATAACCTTGCTATGGCTTTCTACAAGAAGTTGAG ATATGTAATATCCAGTACTTCGCCATCGCGAGTAGATCCATTG ATTGGACTTGAAAAAAACTATGAGATTTTATGCAAGGCATTTGAATCTGAAGCAAAGTCCATATTAGAG GAAGGCAACTGA